In a genomic window of Acidobacteriota bacterium:
- a CDS encoding DUF3592 domain-containing protein: MKTAYLVALVLLSIGFALLAGAGYMRYQRGRFEASAARASGRVLEIVVTESGSERCLAPRVRFDVQGTAHEFVPSVRACPNDGGPDVRWSVGDEVTVLYEPANPSRADMGGGMNSWLPTIVLGIFGVVFVACGAFSVHIGRDS; the protein is encoded by the coding sequence GTGAAGACGGCATACCTTGTCGCGTTGGTGCTCCTGTCGATCGGGTTCGCGCTGTTGGCAGGCGCCGGTTACATGCGCTACCAACGCGGCAGGTTCGAGGCGAGCGCCGCGCGCGCGTCGGGTCGCGTGCTGGAGATCGTCGTCACCGAGTCGGGCAGCGAGCGATGCCTCGCGCCGCGCGTGCGCTTCGACGTGCAGGGAACCGCGCACGAGTTCGTGCCGTCCGTCCGCGCCTGTCCCAACGATGGCGGCCCAGACGTGCGCTGGTCGGTAGGCGACGAGGTGACGGTGCTCTACGAGCCCGCGAATCCGTCGCGGGCAGACATGGGAGGCGGCATGAACAGCTGGCTGCCGACCATCGTGCTCGGCATCTTCGGCGTCGTGTTCGTTGCATGTGGTGCCTTCTCCGTTCACATCGGGCGGGATTCGTGA